Proteins encoded in a region of the Zea mays cultivar B73 chromosome 2, Zm-B73-REFERENCE-NAM-5.0, whole genome shotgun sequence genome:
- the LOC103646443 gene encoding uncharacterized protein, translating to MTEGQSEETASAPEGVSVLRKNSDDVGWEYGVLVDINNKDKVKCILCDNQMCGGVYRLKQHIAQEGKNAKKCQGMKTTKEKLLEAQEKCKKALDGAKRKREVKTVRELELREEVHVSRVGGSEEVTCVGSSEPHKLGPMDKWTKAIDPTATKSESLTQQRLNKELWKERLHEVHKYIARWAFNHAISFNACDNDEFKQMCEAIGQFGPGIEPPTMFDLRGRLLEEEYARTKSLLQEREAEKMKNGCSIMTDAWSDKKRSIMNVCTNCADGTSFISSKEMSDVSHTSEVIFELVDKAIEDIGPDDVVQVVTDNASNNMGAKKLLHVKRPHNFWTSCATHTINLMLQGIGNMPRFKKVIDQAKAFTIFVYGHTRTLECMRYFTEGKEIVRPGVTRFASNYLTLDNIQEKKDQLRKMVVHSRWDSLKDVKSKKGKNATATILNPTFWKDVKLTLAVFAPLSKFSVWLMEM from the exons ATGACAGAGGGTCAATCTGAAGAAACTGCAAGTGCACCGGAGGGAGTTAGTGTCCTTAGAAAAAATTCAGATGATGTGGGATGGGAGTATGGGGTTCTTGTTGATATAAACAATAAGGACAAGGTAAAGTGCATACTGTGTGACAATCAAATGTGTGGAGGGGTTTATCGGTTGAAGCAACATATCGCCCAGGAAGGAAAGAATGCGAAGAAATGCCAAGGCATGAAGACCACCAAAGAGAAGTTGTTGGAGGCTCAAGAAAAGTGCAAGAAAGCACTAGATGGAGCAAAAAGGAAAAGGGAGGTGAAGACTGTTCGTGAGCTAGAACTTAGAGAGGAAGTTCATGTGTCTAGGGTGGGAGGATCAGAAGAAGTGACTTGTGTTGGAAGTTCAGAGCCTCACAAATTAGGCCCCATGGACAAATGGACAAAAGCTATTGATCCTACAGCAACCAAATCTGAATCTTTGACTCAACAGAGGCTGAACAAGGAACTTTGGAAAGAAAGATTACATGAGGTGCATAAATATATTGCAAGATGGGCCTTTAACCATG CAATATCATTCAATGCATGTGACAACGATGAGTTCAAGCAAATGTGTGAAGCAATTGGACAATTTGGGCCTGGAATTGAACCTCCAACTATGTTTGACCTGCGAGGGAGATTGTTGGAAGAAGAATATGCAAGAACCAAGAGTTTGCTGCAAGAACGTGAAGCCGAGAAGATGAAGAATGGGTGCTCTATTATGACCGATGCTTGGTCAGATAAGAAGAGAAGCATAATGAATGTGTGCACTAATTGTGCTGATGGAACTAGTTTTATTTCCTCAAAAGAGATGTCAGATGTGTCACACACAAGTGAAGTGATCTTTGAACTAGTGGACAAAGCAATCGAAGACATTGGTCCAGATGATGTGGTGCAAGTTGTGACTGACAATGCTTCTAACAACATGGGAGCAAAGAAGCTACTGCATGTGAAGAGACCACATAACTTTTGGACCTCTTGTGCAACTCACACAATTAACTTGATGCTCCAAGGAATTGGCAACATGCCTCGGTTCAAGAAGGTGATTGACCAAGCAAAGGCATTCACCATATTTGTCTATGGGCACACAAGAACACTAGAGTGCATGAGATACTTCACTGAGGGGAAAGAGATAGTAAGGCCAGGAGTGACTAGGTTTGCTTCAAACTATCTAACTTTGGACAACATACAAGAGAAGAAGGACCAGCTAAGAAAGATGGTGGTTCATAGTAGGTGGGACTCACTGAAGGATGTGAAATCAAAGAAGGGAAAAAATGCCACAGCAACTATATTGAATCCAACCTTTTGGAAGGATGTGAAATTGACATTGGCAGTTTTTGCGCCATTGTCAAAGTTCTCCGTTTGGTTGATGGAGATGTGA
- the LOC118476311 gene encoding LOB domain-containing protein 13-like, whose product MPTYGMPPPDFALPMPMLAPPPPPPPPSQFPMGFQTPPASVAAPGDGSGQDDTTNSWVNTIFNTQSPAGGGGYSNHPDDGYD is encoded by the exons atgccgacatatgggatgccgcctccggactttgcactgccaatgccaatgttggcgcctccacctccgcctccgcctccgtcacaattccctatg ggatttcagacaccacccgcttcagttgccgcacctggagatgggtctggtcaggACGACACAACAAATTCGTGGGTGAACACCAttttcaacacgcagagtccagccggaggaggtggctactcgaaccatccagacgatggatatgattga